One window from the genome of Vicugna pacos chromosome 23, VicPac4, whole genome shotgun sequence encodes:
- the LOC102544987 gene encoding left-right determination factor 2: protein MRPLWLCWALWALPLAGPGAALTEEQVLSSLLQQLHLSKVPVLGKADMEGLVIPAHVRAQYVALLQRSHGTRSRGKRFSQNFREVAGRFLVSEASTHLLVFAMEQRLPPNSELVQAVLRLFQEPVPKAALRRHERLFPRSDRARVTVQWLHVRDDGSNRTSLIDSRLVSIHESGWKALDVTEAVNFWQQLHRPRQPLLLQVSVQREHLGPLASSAHRLVRFTSQGPSGARQREPQLELHTLDFRDYGAQGNCDPKVPITEGTRCCRQEMYIDLQGLKWAENWVLEPPGFLAYECVGACQQPPEPLTFKWPFLGPRQCIASETTSLPMIVSIEEGGKRRPQVVSLPNMRVQKCSCAWDGAPVPRKLEP, encoded by the exons ATGCGGCCCCTGTGGCTCTGCTGGGCACTCTGGGCGCTGCCCCTGGCCGGCCCCGGGGCGGCCCTGACCGAGGAGCAGGTCCTGAGCAGTCTGCTGCAGCAGCTGCACCTCAGCAAGGTCCCTGTCCTGGGCAAGGCCGACATGGAGGGGCTGGTCATCCCTGCCCACGTGAGGGCCCAGTACGTGGCCCTGCTGCAGCGCAGCCACGGGACCCGCTCCCGGGGGAAGAGGTTCAGCCAGAACTTCCGAG AGGTGGCCGGCAGGTTCCTGGTATCTGAGGCCTCCACGCACCTGCTGGTGTTCGCCATGGAGCAGCGGCTGCCGCCCAACAGCGAGCTGGTGCAGGCGGTGCTGCGCCTGTTCCAGGAGCCGGTCCCCAAGGCCGCGCTCCGCAGGCACGAGCGGCTCTTTCCGCGCAGCGACCGCGCCCGGGTCACCGTCCAGTGGCTGCACGTCCGCGACGACGGCTCCAACCGCACTTCCCTCATCGACTCCAG GCTGGTGTCCATCCACGAGAGCGGCTGGAAGGCCTTGGACGTGACCGAGGCGGTGAACTTCTGGCAGCAGCTGCACCGGCCCCGGCAGCCGCTGCTTCTGCAGGTGTCGGTGCAGCGGGAGCACCTGGGTCCGCTGGCCTCCAGCGCCCACAGGCTGGTCCGCTTCACCTCCCAGGGGCCGTCGGGCGCCAGGCAGCGGGAGCCCCAGCTGGAGCTGCATACCCTGGACTTCAGGGACTACGG AGCTCAGGGAAATTGTGATCCTAAGGTGCCAATCACTGAGGGCACCCGCTGCTGCCGCCAGGAGATGTACATTGACCTGCAGGGATTGAAGTGGGCTGAGAACTGGGTCCTGGAGCCCCCAGGCTTCCTGGCCTATGAGTGTGTGGGCGCCTGCCAGCAGCCCCCAGAACCCCTGACCTTCAAGTGGCCATTTCTGGGACCACGACAGTGCATCGCCTCAGAGACGACCTCGCTGCCCATGATTGTCAGCATCGAGGAGGGAGGCAAGCGCAGGCCCCAGGTAGTCAGCCTGCCCAACATGAGGGTGCAGAAGTGCAGCTGTGCCTGGGACGGGGCACCCGTGCCAAGGAAGCTGGAGCCATAG